The Planctomycetia bacterium DNA window GCGGCGAAAATAGGCCAAAATTTTAGCCGCAAGCAGCTCCAGCCCAGTTTGGCCAGAATTCTTGTGGTCCTTGGCATCGCAAATGAAATGAGCTAGCCGGAAGGTCGTGATGGCCGCAATTCACACACGCGATGGGCCAAATCTACGGCCAATTGGCGCGAGATCGTCCACCGTGGTTTCCGGAACGTCAGAATTATTTGCTCGCGCCCGACGCCAGTGCTAGGCTCAACGGCGCGCTGCACCAACGTACTCAGAAAGGATGGCTGACCATGGCTTCGGCGATTACCGCGACGCGACAACAAGGGATGGGCGCGCTACCGTTTGAACAGGGCGTGGCGTTTCGCGTCTGGGCGCCGCACGCCGAGGCGGTCTTTGTCATGGGCGACTTCAACGCCTTTGACGAACAACGGCATCCGCTCGTGAAAGAAGACAACGGCGTCTGGTACGGCGAAGTCGCGGAAGCCAAGGTCGGCGACGAATACCGGTACTTGATTGTCAACGGCGAGCAACGGCTCTCGCGTATCGATCCGTATGCTCGCGAGGTCACCAACTCCGTCGGCAACAGCATCGTGCATGATCCGTCGTTCGACTGGCAGGGGGACGCGTTCAAGCTCCCGCCGTGGAATGAGCTGGTCATCTACGAAATGCACATCGGCACCTTCCGCGATGAGGAAGGCGGCACGCCGGGCACGTTCGCGCATGCGATCGAGGGCCTTGCGCATTTGAAGAAGCTCGGCGTGAACGTGCTGGAGATCATGCCGGCCGCGGAGTTCGCGGGTGATTTCTCGTGGGGCTATAACCCGGCGCATATCTTCGCAGTCGAACAGGCTTACGGCGGTCCGCTGGCGTTCAAGGAGTTCATCCGCGAAGCACATAAACAAGGTTTCGGCGTAATCCTCGACGTAGTCTACAACCACTTCGGCCCCAGCGACCTCGATATCTGGCAGTTCGACGGCTGGAGCGAGAACGACGGCGGCGGCATTTATTTCTACAACGATTGGCGCAGCGAAACTCCCTGGGGCAACACGCGGCCCGACTACGGGCGCGGCGAAGTGCGACAATTCATTCGCGATAACGCGATGATGTGGCTGGAGGATTATCACGTCGACGGACTGCGTTACGATATGACGCTCTATGTCCGTACCGTGCGCGGCGAAGGGACCGAACTGCCGGAAGGCTGGGGACTCGCGCAGTGGATCAATGAGGAGATCGCTCAGAAGTATCCAGGCAAGATCACGATCGCCGAGGACTTGCAAAACAACGCCTGGCTCACGAAGGACGTCGGCGCCGGCGGCGCAGGCTTCGGCGCGCAGTGGTGCGCGGAGTTCGTGCATCCGATTCGCGCCACGGTGATCGAAACGGACGACGAGAATCGTTCGCTGCACGACGTCTACGCGGCGCTGACGTTTGCCTACAACGGCGATCCGTTCGAGCGCGTGATCTACAGCGAGTCGCACGACGAGGTCGCCAATGGCAAGGCCCGGGTGCCGTCGGAGATTGCGCCGGACGACCCGACAAATTTTTTTGCCCAGAAACGCTCCACGCTGGCGGCTGGGCTGGTCTTCACCTGCCCCGGCATTCCCATGCTCTTCCAAGGCCAGGAATTCCTGCAGGGCGGTTGGTTCCAGGACACGGTGCCGCTCGATTGGGACCTGACCGACGACTACTGCGGCGTGGTGCGCCTTTACCGCGACCTGATTCGCCTCCGTCTCAACCGCGCCGGCCTCACGCGCGGGCTGTGCGGGCGGAACATTCAGACGTTCCACCTCAACGAACCGGACAACATGCTCGCCTTCCATCGCTGGAACGAGCATGGCGCCGGTGATGATGTGGTCGTCGTCGTGAATCTCTCCAACACGCAGCACGAAGGCTACAAGATTGGCTTCCCCTGCACTGGCGAATGGAAACTGCGCCTGAACTCTGACTGGCAAGGCTACAGCAACGATTTCACCAACCACGCCAGCGACGACGTCGCCGCGCAAGAGGACGACTACGACGGCCTCCAAGCCAGCGGCGAAATCAGCATCGGGCCGTATACGATGCTGATCTATTCGCAGGATGTGCAGCCATGAGCTAGGATGAAAGCCGTGTCGCGGCAACTTCACTGAGTTCCCGGAGAGGCGGCCATGGACAGCAATCCGTATGAAAGCCCGGCGTCGGCGAACGAAGCGGCGATTCGCAGCGGAAGCTCGGGAAAACGGCTGTTCTTCACGATGCTCGCCTTGCTGGGCGGCATGGGCCTGCTTGTCCTATTGATGTTGCCGGCGCTGCGCATCGCGCCGGAAGCTGGCCGGCGCGCACACTGCACCAACAACATGAAGCAAATCACGCTTGGCTGGCTGAATTATCAGTCCCGCTACCAGGCATTCCCTCCCGCCTATACGGTCGATGAAAACGGGAAGCCATTGCATAGTTGGAGGACGTTGCTTCTGCCGTATATTGAGCAGACGCCCCTCTACGAGCGAATCGATCTCACGAAGCCATGGAATGACCCGGCCAATGCGAATGTGTTTGAGACGCCGGTGGCCGTATACACTTGTCCCACTTCAAGGCTTGTTCGCGGCTATACGACGTACCTCGCAGTCGTCGGTCAAGACGTGTGTCTCCTGCCAACGGAATCGCGCAAGCTCTCCGACATCACCGACGACCACGCGAAGACGCTGATGGTAATCGAGGTCGACAAAGAACACAGCGTCCCTTGGATGGCTCCTACTGATGCTGATGAAAAAATGATACTGAGTTTGATGTCGTCCGACAGTTTCCCGCATCCCGGCGGCATGAACGCCGTGTTTGTGGACGGCCACGGCGCGTTCTTGCAAACGGATACGGAGGCGAAGAATCTCCGTGCGATGATTTCCATTGCTGGCCATGATGATGATGAAACTTTCGAAGAGGATTAACTCGAAGCCTGGGAATTGAGGAGTATCCATGAGCACCGAGCCGAACGCCGACCTGCCGCGATGGAATAAGCCGGCGAACTGGTGGCGGGCATTGCCGTTGCTGGCGATTTTCATCGTGGTCGGCTTGCTATTTGCTCCCGTAATTCGCCAGCTTGGTCATCGAGAATCCTATAGCCGCGCTGGATGCATCGTGAATCTCAAGCAGATCGCACTCGGTCTCTTGAACTACGAAAGCACATATAAAGAATTCCCGCCGGCGTACACCATTGATGCGGACGGTAGGCCTCTGCACAGTTGGCGTACGTTGATTCTGCCATACGTGGAGCAACAAGCTTTGTAAAAACAGATCGATCTCACCAAGCCGTGGGACGATCCGGCGAATAAGGCGGTCTTTGAGAAAGCGGCTCCGCCATTTGGTTATGTTTTGCCGCACATTCGACGGTCCGCCGAACCATACGACCTATCTCGCCGTCGTCGTGCCCGGTGGCTTCTTCCTGCCGACGGAATCGCGCAAGCTTTCCGAAATCACTGATGACCGTGCGACAACGCTGATGGTGATCGAAGTCGATGCAGAACATAGCGTGCCCTGGATGTCGCCCGTCGATGCGGATGAAGCACTGATCCTCAGCCTGCCCTCCTCCCAAACCCTCTCGCATTCCAGCGAAATGAGCGCTGTGTTTGTGGACGGTCGCGGCAGATTCTTGAGTAGAGAAAACGACGCCAAGCAACTCCGGGCGATGATTTCGATCGCCGGTCGCGATGACGCGGAGCTTCAAGAGTGATTTTTGTGTGTCGCAATAGTACATCGCCTGATTTGAGACTTACGTCGCAGCTGCGAAAGCATTGCTTGCTGATCGTGCGCCGCATCGCTGCGGATTCAGCCCCGAAGGGGCGGCAGAAAATAGCCAGGGGTGCCAACCCCTGGACTCTCGGTCAAACCCAAAAAACATGAGCCCCACCGGGGCGACACTTTTAGCGACGCGCCCATTCTTGTTTTGTGTCGCCCCGTTGGGGCTCGGGCCATTGCTCTTGCTCCATTTCCCAGGGGTTTGCACCCCTGGCTATTATCTGCCGCCCTTTCAGGGCTTCTCAAACGCGACTGACGAACCGCCGCGTATCGGATGCTAAGCATTCGCAGCAAGGCGCCCGCGACGATCGCCGTACGATCGGCCAATCTCGTAGACAAGCAGCGGCACAACCCAACTCGCCCAAGCCGACGCCGGATAAATCCACATCGCGTCGATCTCGGCCACGGTGGCCAGGCCGCCGATCAGGCGGATCACTACCGCCGAGCACAAGAGTATGAACGTGCGCATCATCCAGCGCCGATGAGTTTGGAATCGGCGTTGGACGGCGTAGCGCCAGCCGAGGGCCACGCAAATCGCCGTGACGATCGCCAGCGCGCCGAGCCCT harbors:
- a CDS encoding DUF1559 domain-containing protein, translated to MSTEPNADLPRWNKPANWWRALPLLAIFIVVGLLFAPVIRQLGHRESYSRAGCIVNLKQIALGLLNYESTYKEFPPAYTIDADGRPLHSWRTLILPYVEQQAL
- a CDS encoding DUF1559 domain-containing protein, producing MDSNPYESPASANEAAIRSGSSGKRLFFTMLALLGGMGLLVLLMLPALRIAPEAGRRAHCTNNMKQITLGWLNYQSRYQAFPPAYTVDENGKPLHSWRTLLLPYIEQTPLYERIDLTKPWNDPANANVFETPVAVYTCPTSRLVRGYTTYLAVVGQDVCLLPTESRKLSDITDDHAKTLMVIEVDKEHSVPWMAPTDADEKMILSLMSSDSFPHPGGMNAVFVDGHGAFLQTDTEAKNLRAMISIAGHDDDETFEED
- a CDS encoding alpha-amylase family glycosyl hydrolase encodes the protein MASAITATRQQGMGALPFEQGVAFRVWAPHAEAVFVMGDFNAFDEQRHPLVKEDNGVWYGEVAEAKVGDEYRYLIVNGEQRLSRIDPYAREVTNSVGNSIVHDPSFDWQGDAFKLPPWNELVIYEMHIGTFRDEEGGTPGTFAHAIEGLAHLKKLGVNVLEIMPAAEFAGDFSWGYNPAHIFAVEQAYGGPLAFKEFIREAHKQGFGVILDVVYNHFGPSDLDIWQFDGWSENDGGGIYFYNDWRSETPWGNTRPDYGRGEVRQFIRDNAMMWLEDYHVDGLRYDMTLYVRTVRGEGTELPEGWGLAQWINEEIAQKYPGKITIAEDLQNNAWLTKDVGAGGAGFGAQWCAEFVHPIRATVIETDDENRSLHDVYAALTFAYNGDPFERVIYSESHDEVANGKARVPSEIAPDDPTNFFAQKRSTLAAGLVFTCPGIPMLFQGQEFLQGGWFQDTVPLDWDLTDDYCGVVRLYRDLIRLRLNRAGLTRGLCGRNIQTFHLNEPDNMLAFHRWNEHGAGDDVVVVVNLSNTQHEGYKIGFPCTGEWKLRLNSDWQGYSNDFTNHASDDVAAQEDDYDGLQASGEISIGPYTMLIYSQDVQP